One genomic window of Gracilinema caldarium DSM 7334 includes the following:
- a CDS encoding ABC transporter permease: MSGIIAFRKGTPTGEASRHARRAYRKQFSFSQTMFIATIGFLFLPLFVLILYSFNASKGMGWTGFSLVWYEKLFFNSQDLWRAFGNSAIIAFASAATATVIGTLGAIGVNWYEFKLKKYIQGITFLPMILPEIIIGVSLLVFFAGVGLKLGLFTIYIAHTTFNLPFVYLMVMARLDEFDYSIIEAAHDLGANERQTLLKVIVPMSMPGIVSGFLTAITLSLEDFVITFFVSGPGSTTLPLYVYSAIRFGVSPVINALSVIMILGTMVLAFSLRNFLKYIAAK; the protein is encoded by the coding sequence ATGAGCGGTATTATTGCTTTCCGAAAAGGAACGCCTACTGGAGAAGCATCTCGACATGCACGCCGGGCTTACCGTAAACAGTTTTCGTTTTCCCAAACCATGTTTATAGCCACCATTGGGTTCCTCTTTCTTCCGCTCTTTGTACTTATCCTGTACTCCTTTAATGCCTCCAAGGGTATGGGATGGACCGGTTTTTCCCTGGTCTGGTACGAAAAGCTCTTCTTTAATTCCCAGGATCTCTGGAGGGCCTTTGGTAACAGTGCCATCATAGCCTTTGCATCTGCAGCGACAGCAACGGTTATCGGGACCCTCGGTGCTATTGGGGTAAACTGGTATGAATTTAAATTAAAAAAATACATCCAGGGTATCACCTTCCTTCCGATGATCCTGCCGGAAATTATTATCGGCGTGTCCCTTCTGGTATTCTTTGCCGGTGTGGGACTTAAACTGGGGCTTTTTACCATCTATATCGCCCATACCACCTTTAACCTGCCCTTTGTATACCTGATGGTCATGGCCCGACTCGATGAATTTGACTACTCAATAATCGAAGCAGCCCATGACCTGGGGGCAAATGAACGGCAGACCCTGCTTAAGGTCATTGTCCCCATGAGTATGCCTGGTATCGTATCGGGCTTCCTCACCGCTATCACCCTTTCGCTGGAAGACTTTGTTATCACCTTCTTTGTGTCTGGCCCCGGATCGACGACCCTGCCCCTCTATGTCTATTCAGCAATTCGTTTTGGTGTATCCCCGGTTATTAATGCCCTTTCGGTAATCATGATTCTAGGAACAATGGTATTGGCCTTCTCACTGCGAAATTTCTTAAAATATATAGCTGCAAAATAG
- a CDS encoding L-threonylcarbamoyladenylate synthase, with translation MISYIAPKNIDDRIVHRTIQLLSDGGLIAIPTDTSWTIACALSSKKGIKTLRRLSGERDERHFTLLCNSISQIGDYCSLSNSQFRLIKRLTPGPYVFVLKTLLGTEKALDIRRKEIGIRIPAHPVPARVIQELGEPMYSITAKRSMQGIASEGIWQRGDKQLPVAVTEQETGSPALPPIPEEDLFEGGWELEDIPGLDLILDTGEELPRLYSTVLDFTSDDIVLLRSGAGLWPI, from the coding sequence ATGATTTCCTACATTGCACCGAAAAATATTGATGACCGTATAGTACATCGTACAATTCAGCTGCTGTCGGATGGAGGCCTTATCGCCATTCCAACCGATACCAGCTGGACCATAGCCTGTGCCCTTTCATCAAAAAAAGGAATTAAAACATTACGCCGCCTTTCAGGTGAACGGGATGAGCGGCATTTTACGTTGCTATGCAACAGTATTTCTCAGATTGGCGACTATTGTTCTCTTAGTAACAGCCAATTTCGTCTTATTAAACGGCTGACCCCTGGCCCTTATGTGTTTGTTCTTAAAACACTCCTCGGAACAGAAAAGGCCCTAGATATCCGGAGAAAAGAAATTGGCATAAGAATTCCCGCCCATCCTGTTCCTGCACGGGTGATTCAAGAACTTGGAGAGCCCATGTACTCTATTACCGCGAAGCGGTCTATGCAGGGAATAGCATCAGAGGGCATCTGGCAACGGGGAGACAAACAACTTCCAGTGGCAGTAACTGAACAGGAAACAGGGTCTCCTGCCCTGCCACCTATCCCTGAGGAAGATCTTTTTGAAGGCGGCTGGGAGCTTGAAGATATCCCCGGCCTCGATTTGATTCTGGATACAGGGGAGGAACTTCCACGACTGTATTCTACGGTGCTCGACTTTACCAGTGACGATATTGTTCTCCTGCGATCAGGAGCTGGTCTCTGGCCGATTTAA
- a CDS encoding ABC transporter permease, giving the protein MKPALSKRNYGPLYAGPIALWFTLFFAAPLIIIVAYSFMKKGLYGGVEYEFSLAAYHALANPNFVTITIRTLLTSIVATILTILIALPCGYFMAKSKNQTILLLLVIIPFWTNFLIRVYAWIAILGNNGFLNELLQRIGLVKDYIQFLYNQEAVILVLVYMYLPYAILPLFSTIDKFDFSLLEAARDLGATKFQSMTKVLLPNIRSGLFTAVLFTFIPIFGAYAVPLLIGGKDSYMLGNVIADQLTKTRNWPLASSISMVITVVTTAGVMIMMALQKREAQRQKENELSGSITTMEEIDSAAGIPAGTGTATGGAK; this is encoded by the coding sequence GTGAAACCGGCCCTTTCCAAACGGAATTATGGCCCCCTGTATGCAGGGCCAATAGCGCTCTGGTTTACCCTCTTTTTTGCAGCTCCGCTTATCATCATTGTTGCTTACAGCTTTATGAAAAAGGGGCTGTATGGTGGTGTAGAATATGAGTTTTCCCTCGCTGCCTATCATGCTCTGGCAAATCCGAATTTTGTTACCATTACCATTCGGACCTTGTTAACCTCCATTGTGGCAACCATACTCACCATCCTGATCGCTTTGCCGTGCGGCTATTTCATGGCAAAAAGCAAAAACCAGACAATTTTGCTTCTTTTGGTTATTATTCCCTTTTGGACCAATTTTCTTATCCGAGTCTACGCATGGATTGCCATTTTGGGGAATAATGGGTTTCTGAATGAATTACTGCAGCGTATAGGCTTGGTAAAAGACTATATACAATTCCTCTATAACCAGGAAGCGGTAATTCTGGTTCTTGTATATATGTATCTGCCCTATGCCATACTGCCCCTCTTTTCTACAATTGATAAATTCGATTTTTCTCTGCTCGAGGCAGCCCGGGACCTGGGAGCAACCAAGTTCCAGTCCATGACTAAGGTGTTGCTTCCGAACATCCGCAGTGGTCTCTTTACAGCTGTTCTATTTACCTTTATCCCCATTTTCGGGGCCTATGCGGTACCTCTCCTTATAGGTGGTAAAGATTCCTATATGCTGGGGAATGTAATTGCAGACCAATTAACCAAAACCAGGAACTGGCCTCTAGCTTCATCAATTTCAATGGTCATAACCGTCGTTACCACCGCGGGAGTCATGATCATGATGGCCTTACAAAAACGAGAAGCCCAGCGGCAAAAAGAGAACGAACTATCAGGCAGTATTACTACCATGGAGGAAATAGATTCAGCTGCAGGGATTCCTGCAGGAACTGGAACTGCTACAGGAGGTGCAAAATGA
- a CDS encoding response regulator, giving the protein MNDYLYTFVIVDDESEIREGIRDTIPWEKLGFAFKGAFSNGKEALEYIELNPPDVLITDINMPFMDGLVLSELVLQRSPGTKVLIISGYDDFEYARKALQLQVHDYIVKPITPSEFKDILRRLKEMLDMERAEEQDIKRLKLQLAENLPLIKERFLNQLITGIISDDELFERCKYLGLSIESHTEAFHSIVLDFIRHHGGEAFDIDVLRVKNVIRHHLENCINQSIITGWEIFSDDKNRLVLLIWGIGKLLLYQEDLKLAEQIYSQLLTLQLPPFGIAVGEVVTDLHVLPKAFQDTVQALQIGQLHGKQGIITYKELGRTENVYKNINPDWPHQIGNAIKTANMAKVYEAIDGMIVYLKNNNFSLEQYQVLIERLAAVMVITFNELDINEQELFIKGSNPFLELSRIKTLDELRSCCSAVAESCIAIIRSRQKNFAELKVMEALAYIQQNYSNAELSIQNLCKDLYISTSYFSAIIKNYTGKTFLELLTETRINKAKELLRTTYLKTSEIAEMVGYQDAHYFSISFKKITGKSPSEFRSEYE; this is encoded by the coding sequence ATGAACGATTATCTTTATACTTTTGTAATTGTTGATGATGAATCAGAAATCAGAGAGGGTATCAGAGATACCATTCCCTGGGAAAAACTTGGCTTTGCTTTCAAGGGAGCATTCTCAAATGGCAAAGAAGCCCTTGAGTATATTGAACTCAACCCGCCAGATGTCCTCATAACAGATATCAATATGCCCTTTATGGATGGGCTTGTTTTAAGTGAGCTTGTTCTTCAACGCTCACCTGGAACTAAGGTTCTTATTATTTCTGGGTATGATGATTTTGAATATGCCCGAAAAGCATTACAACTTCAGGTTCATGATTATATTGTAAAACCAATTACACCTAGTGAATTTAAAGACATCCTCCGCAGACTCAAAGAAATGCTCGATATGGAACGGGCAGAAGAACAGGATATTAAACGATTAAAACTACAACTTGCTGAAAATTTGCCTTTAATTAAAGAACGATTTTTAAACCAATTAATAACAGGAATAATTTCTGATGACGAATTATTTGAACGATGTAAGTATCTTGGACTCTCAATCGAATCGCATACTGAAGCATTTCATTCGATTGTTCTAGATTTTATACGACATCATGGCGGAGAAGCGTTTGATATTGATGTACTTCGAGTAAAAAATGTAATCAGACATCATCTAGAAAACTGTATAAACCAAAGTATCATTACTGGTTGGGAAATTTTCAGTGATGATAAAAACAGGCTTGTGCTTCTTATTTGGGGAATAGGAAAATTACTTTTATATCAAGAAGATCTAAAGCTGGCGGAACAGATATATAGTCAACTATTGACACTTCAATTACCTCCTTTCGGCATCGCTGTTGGTGAAGTCGTAACAGATCTTCATGTTCTTCCGAAAGCTTTTCAGGATACTGTACAGGCATTACAAATTGGACAGCTTCATGGGAAACAGGGGATTATCACTTATAAAGAATTAGGAAGAACTGAAAATGTTTATAAAAACATTAATCCAGATTGGCCTCATCAAATCGGAAATGCAATAAAAACAGCTAACATGGCTAAGGTATATGAAGCCATAGATGGTATGATTGTATATTTAAAAAATAATAATTTTTCTTTGGAGCAATATCAAGTTTTAATTGAACGGCTTGCAGCTGTAATGGTTATTACCTTTAATGAATTGGATATAAACGAACAAGAACTGTTTATTAAGGGATCTAATCCTTTTCTTGAACTAAGTCGAATAAAGACCTTAGATGAATTACGGTCATGTTGCAGTGCAGTAGCAGAAAGTTGTATTGCTATTATCCGTTCACGACAAAAAAACTTTGCTGAGCTAAAAGTCATGGAAGCTTTAGCATATATACAACAAAATTATTCAAATGCCGAACTATCCATTCAAAATTTATGTAAAGATCTCTATATCAGCACAAGCTATTTTAGCGCAATTATTAAAAATTATACAGGAAAAACCTTCCTTGAATTGCTCACAGAAACTAGAATCAATAAAGCTAAAGAGCTGTTAAGAACTACATACTTGAAAACATCCGAGATTGCTGAAATGGTTGGCTATCAGGATGCTCATTATTTTAGTATATCCTTTAAGAAAATTACCGGAAAAAGTCCAAGTGAATTTCGGAGTGAATATGAATAA
- a CDS encoding sugar ABC transporter ATP-binding protein, whose translation MNTVLVRMEGIEKSFPGVHALSNCQFELHSGEIHALVGENGAGKSTLMKILSGVYKKDNGTIYIQGQQVEFHNTKQAQTHGISIIHQELNLMKHLTAAQNIFIGREHSQKIPFLVDEKTINEKTKQLFEMIHLDLDPRVKIAELTVAKQQMVEIAKALSYNMNVLIMDEPTSALSDSEIEDLFKVIRHLKEQGKGIVYITHRMEEIKQICDRVTVMRDGHYIATTPIKDITIEQIISQMVGREVYETVHSHGDTTQNEVVLEVKKLNQGNKVQDVSFKLHKGEILGFAGLLGAGRTETARAIFGADPKDSGEIYIKGKKVDIRHPKDAVKHGLGYLSEDRKQYGLALNLSVETNTVMASLEKFITPIGTVDTKKTKNIAQQFVERLKTKTPSIYQITKNLSGGNQQKVVISKWLARDCDILIFDEPTRGIDVGAKSEIYKLLNELADEGKSIIMISSELPEILRMSHRVLVMCEGKVTGILPAAECTQEKIMYYATMRN comes from the coding sequence ATGAATACAGTTCTGGTTCGTATGGAAGGAATTGAAAAAAGTTTCCCCGGTGTTCATGCTCTTTCAAATTGTCAATTTGAATTACATAGTGGCGAAATCCACGCACTGGTAGGTGAAAACGGTGCAGGAAAATCGACCCTGATGAAAATACTTTCTGGGGTATATAAAAAAGATAATGGAACTATTTATATACAGGGGCAGCAGGTAGAGTTTCATAATACAAAACAAGCTCAAACTCATGGTATTAGTATTATTCATCAAGAATTAAATTTAATGAAACATCTCACTGCAGCGCAAAACATCTTTATCGGGCGTGAACATTCTCAAAAAATTCCTTTTCTTGTCGATGAAAAGACTATTAATGAAAAAACTAAACAACTCTTTGAAATGATTCATTTAGATCTAGATCCTCGGGTTAAAATTGCAGAGCTTACTGTCGCAAAACAGCAGATGGTCGAAATTGCGAAAGCCCTTTCATACAACATGAATGTTTTAATTATGGATGAACCTACCTCTGCATTAAGTGATTCCGAAATTGAGGATTTGTTCAAGGTTATCCGTCATTTAAAAGAACAAGGTAAGGGGATCGTCTATATTACTCACCGTATGGAAGAAATTAAACAAATCTGTGACCGGGTAACGGTGATGAGGGACGGCCATTATATTGCAACAACCCCAATTAAAGATATTACAATTGAACAAATAATATCTCAAATGGTTGGACGTGAAGTATACGAAACGGTCCATTCTCATGGAGATACAACTCAAAATGAAGTTGTTCTTGAAGTTAAGAAACTAAACCAGGGCAATAAGGTCCAGGATGTTTCTTTTAAATTACATAAAGGAGAGATATTAGGCTTTGCGGGTCTGCTTGGAGCAGGCAGAACTGAAACAGCCCGCGCTATATTTGGAGCCGATCCAAAGGATTCAGGCGAAATTTATATCAAAGGTAAAAAGGTTGATATCCGTCATCCTAAGGATGCGGTAAAACATGGACTTGGTTATTTATCGGAAGACAGAAAACAGTATGGACTCGCGCTTAATCTAAGTGTTGAAACTAATACCGTCATGGCTTCTCTAGAAAAGTTTATCACTCCAATTGGTACCGTAGATACAAAAAAAACAAAAAACATTGCACAACAGTTTGTGGAACGGCTAAAAACAAAAACCCCAAGCATATACCAAATTACCAAAAATCTGTCAGGTGGAAATCAACAAAAGGTTGTAATTAGTAAATGGCTTGCACGAGACTGTGACATTCTCATCTTTGATGAACCAACCAGAGGTATCGATGTAGGCGCGAAAAGTGAAATATACAAACTTCTTAATGAACTTGCTGATGAAGGAAAATCAATCATCATGATTTCATCTGAATTACCAGAAATACTCAGAATGAGCCATCGGGTACTAGTAATGTGTGAGGGTAAGGTTACAGGAATACTACCTGCAGCAGAATGTACCCAGGAAAAAATTATGTATTACGCAACCATGCGGAACTAA
- a CDS encoding cache domain-containing sensor histidine kinase, whose amino-acid sequence MNKRFHSIQVTMAIAFSLVSVSIIVAAILISFSVTEETARLSSQQYTKQLIRQISNNISAYIDYMIGISTFVQSDKDIQEYLLASHLENKIKAAQRAQEVLKTFIRSRKDISLVAIFNFYGDSLFHDPTFIQNPFRPPSMQSWFTAAIQAQGNSIISSSHVQNIILNRYRWVISLSRLIYKTSTNEKIGVLLVDLNYDVINQICSSIQLGKRGYVFIIDKNGEIVYHPQQQLIYGNLKKENINQIIHSSQNYIAADNVEDDKFYSIETMPVIGWKVVGVNYRNELVENRDKIRQTYFFWGLTFFSISIVLSLFIAQQISRPIRQLRNSMRQVELGNFSVRADIQSTNEIGELGRDFNIMVAEISKLLQSITEQQELKRKSELKALQMQINPHFLYNTLDSIIWMAEGGKQQEVIAMSSALARLFRLSISKGKEIIDIGSEVEHVRNYLTIQKIRYKDKLDYRIEIPEDLKPYKTVKIILQPLVENAIYHGIKNKEGTGLIIIGGRKTQTGIELYVEDDGVGMNEETMRLLQERIKGNKEVLPSDSSLLHSGLGVHNVDERIKLYFGPDYGLVYESIEDMGTTVRIHLPAIEGALEE is encoded by the coding sequence ATGAATAAACGTTTTCATAGTATACAGGTAACAATGGCAATTGCTTTTTCCCTCGTTTCTGTTTCTATTATCGTTGCTGCAATACTAATTTCTTTTTCTGTTACAGAAGAAACAGCCCGCCTTTCTTCCCAACAATATACGAAGCAACTAATCCGACAAATTTCAAATAATATTTCTGCATACATTGATTATATGATTGGAATTTCTACCTTTGTACAATCAGATAAAGATATCCAAGAATATTTATTAGCTTCACATTTAGAAAATAAAATCAAGGCAGCACAAAGAGCTCAAGAAGTACTAAAAACATTTATCCGAAGTCGTAAAGACATCTCTCTAGTCGCAATTTTTAATTTCTACGGTGATTCACTTTTCCATGATCCCACCTTCATTCAAAATCCATTTAGACCACCTTCCATGCAATCATGGTTTACAGCTGCGATACAAGCTCAAGGGAATAGTATTATTTCATCTAGCCATGTACAAAATATAATCTTAAATCGATACCGCTGGGTTATTTCTCTTTCTCGGCTTATTTATAAAACCAGTACAAACGAAAAAATAGGAGTGCTGCTTGTTGATTTAAATTATGATGTGATCAATCAAATTTGCAGTTCTATACAGCTTGGCAAACGCGGATATGTATTTATTATCGATAAAAATGGTGAGATTGTATATCATCCACAACAGCAATTAATCTATGGAAATTTAAAAAAAGAAAATATCAATCAAATTATTCATAGTTCACAAAATTATATCGCTGCTGATAATGTAGAAGATGATAAATTTTACAGTATTGAGACCATGCCTGTAATAGGTTGGAAGGTAGTTGGGGTCAATTATCGTAATGAGCTGGTTGAAAACCGTGACAAAATTCGTCAAACCTATTTCTTCTGGGGATTAACTTTTTTTTCAATCTCAATTGTACTATCCTTATTCATAGCACAACAGATTTCGAGACCTATACGTCAGTTACGAAATTCAATGCGTCAGGTTGAGCTAGGCAATTTTAGCGTACGGGCAGATATTCAAAGCACAAATGAAATCGGCGAGTTGGGACGAGATTTTAATATTATGGTAGCTGAAATTTCGAAACTGCTACAGAGTATTACAGAACAACAGGAATTAAAACGTAAAAGTGAACTCAAAGCACTTCAAATGCAAATTAATCCCCACTTTCTTTATAATACGCTCGATTCAATTATTTGGATGGCCGAAGGGGGCAAACAACAGGAAGTAATTGCTATGAGTTCTGCTCTAGCTCGGCTCTTCAGACTTAGCATCAGTAAGGGTAAAGAAATAATTGATATCGGTTCTGAGGTTGAACACGTTCGTAATTATCTTACCATTCAAAAAATACGTTATAAAGATAAATTAGACTATCGAATCGAAATCCCAGAGGATCTTAAACCATACAAAACTGTTAAAATAATTCTACAACCCTTGGTTGAAAATGCGATATATCATGGGATAAAAAACAAGGAAGGTACTGGTCTTATTATTATTGGAGGAAGAAAAACACAAACAGGGATTGAACTTTATGTTGAAGATGATGGAGTCGGTATGAATGAAGAAACAATGCGACTATTGCAGGAACGTATTAAGGGAAATAAAGAGGTTTTACCCTCGGATTCTAGTTTATTACATAGCGGCCTCGGCGTCCATAATGTTGATGAACGGATCAAACTCTATTTCGGACCTGATTATGGTCTTGTATATGAAAGTATAGAGGATATGGGGACAACAGTCCGAATACATTTGCCAGCAATAGAAGGAGCATTAGAGGAATGA
- a CDS encoding SLC13 family permease, producing the protein MQWIVLALTVLMYALIILFPNIKAYITLGTAIIMMLLRVVGFQEAIITMVNWNILMIFVGSLVIAELFIYSRMPARIADEIIDRSPNVGIAIVAILMMTGIISAFVENVATVLVMAPIALALSKKLKMDPTYFMVGLAVMANLQGTATLVGDPPSMIFADFAKYGFNDFFVYQGKPSIFFAVQIGMLAGALFFYGYFKKAGTGKVDIEREEIKSYFPTILLILMITGLALASWLHSGVSLTAGLIVVALALIGIIWYRLVRHESREVTLQMVKELDWDTVLFLIGIFIVVGAVTKAGLLEAFAGFLQGYIGSNILLGFIVIIAVSILISGFVDNVPYIVVMLPVSKALASGLSLKPELYMFALLIGSCMGGNLTPFGASANVVSVGILKKQGYPMYFKDWLKIGLPYTLLTTGVASLFIWFVWK; encoded by the coding sequence ATGCAATGGATTGTTCTGGCACTTACTGTACTCATGTATGCACTCATCATCCTGTTTCCGAATATTAAAGCCTATATAACATTGGGAACAGCGATTATCATGATGCTTCTGAGAGTGGTCGGATTTCAGGAAGCTATTATAACAATGGTGAACTGGAATATTCTCATGATTTTCGTAGGAAGCCTTGTCATTGCAGAGCTCTTTATCTATTCCCGAATGCCCGCCCGCATCGCCGATGAAATTATTGATCGATCTCCCAATGTAGGTATTGCCATAGTAGCCATTCTCATGATGACCGGTATTATTTCTGCCTTTGTGGAAAACGTAGCAACAGTCCTGGTTATGGCACCAATAGCCTTAGCATTGAGCAAAAAGTTAAAAATGGATCCCACCTATTTTATGGTTGGTTTAGCTGTGATGGCTAACCTGCAGGGGACCGCGACCCTTGTAGGGGACCCGCCTTCGATGATCTTCGCTGACTTTGCCAAATACGGATTCAACGACTTCTTTGTATACCAGGGGAAACCCTCTATTTTCTTTGCTGTCCAGATTGGTATGCTGGCAGGGGCTCTTTTCTTTTACGGGTACTTTAAAAAAGCAGGCACAGGCAAGGTAGACATTGAACGGGAAGAGATTAAGTCCTATTTTCCCACCATACTGCTTATTCTCATGATCACCGGCCTTGCCCTCGCTTCATGGTTGCATTCCGGGGTATCCCTGACCGCAGGTCTTATCGTTGTTGCTTTAGCCCTTATAGGCATTATCTGGTATCGCTTAGTCCGTCATGAAAGCAGGGAAGTAACCTTACAAATGGTAAAGGAACTCGATTGGGACACGGTTCTCTTCCTCATCGGTATATTTATTGTAGTTGGTGCTGTTACTAAAGCAGGACTCCTGGAAGCTTTCGCAGGTTTTTTACAGGGATACATTGGTTCAAACATTCTTCTTGGGTTCATCGTAATTATTGCAGTTTCAATATTGATTTCTGGCTTTGTTGATAATGTTCCCTATATTGTGGTCATGCTTCCCGTTTCAAAAGCCCTGGCTTCCGGCCTCTCATTAAAACCTGAACTCTATATGTTTGCTCTTTTAATTGGTTCTTGTATGGGAGGGAATCTGACACCCTTTGGGGCTTCTGCCAACGTGGTTTCTGTCGGCATTCTTAAGAAACAGGGTTATCCTATGTACTTCAAAGACTGGCTTAAAATCGGGCTTCCCTATACTCTTCTCACTACAGGTGTGGCCAGTCTATTTATTTGGTTTGTCTGGAAATAA
- a CDS encoding substrate-binding domain-containing protein, whose protein sequence is MKHITTYLAPTILLLILLLGSMIILFFTGNPSPQNQLIIPVVLKTIDTNMEFWQVVKNGMQVAAAENGVSLEITGPWLESDIEGQIEITKNIISGHPRVLILSATDLNKLVPLVQQAKDLDIPVVTLDSGVNSDIPVTFVATNNIEAAQKLTQYAISQISPGKPVAIINHVPGATTAIEREQGVRKILEAEGKNPILGTWFTNNFQEKAYSITMDLINTHPDITAILAMNEVSVIGAAQAIEETGMTGKVKLFGFDNSLQEVKYLERGVVQATVIQKPFNMGYLAVKAAIDAVHKKKLPKFIDTGSVLIIPDNMYLPENQKLLFPFIE, encoded by the coding sequence ATGAAACATATAACCACCTATTTAGCTCCAACAATATTACTACTCATTTTATTACTTGGTAGCATGATCATTCTATTCTTTACTGGGAATCCTTCTCCACAAAACCAATTAATTATTCCAGTTGTTTTAAAAACCATAGACACCAATATGGAATTTTGGCAGGTTGTTAAAAATGGAATGCAGGTCGCAGCTGCAGAAAATGGAGTTAGCCTAGAAATTACTGGGCCATGGCTCGAAAGTGATATTGAAGGGCAAATCGAGATAACAAAGAACATTATAAGCGGGCATCCTCGAGTACTGATTCTTTCTGCAACAGATTTAAATAAACTTGTACCTCTTGTACAACAAGCTAAAGATCTTGACATACCTGTTGTTACCCTAGACTCAGGAGTAAATAGCGATATACCAGTGACCTTTGTAGCAACCAATAATATAGAAGCTGCTCAAAAATTGACACAATATGCTATTAGTCAGATCTCACCAGGAAAACCTGTTGCAATTATTAATCATGTGCCTGGTGCAACAACAGCAATTGAACGAGAACAGGGTGTTCGTAAAATTTTAGAAGCAGAGGGTAAAAATCCTATTCTTGGTACATGGTTTACCAATAATTTTCAGGAAAAGGCTTATTCAATTACGATGGATTTAATTAATACCCATCCTGATATCACAGCAATATTGGCTATGAATGAAGTATCTGTAATCGGAGCAGCTCAGGCGATTGAAGAAACAGGAATGACAGGGAAAGTTAAGCTATTTGGATTTGATAATTCTTTACAAGAAGTTAAATATTTAGAACGTGGTGTTGTGCAGGCTACGGTCATTCAAAAACCCTTTAATATGGGTTATCTTGCAGTAAAAGCAGCAATCGATGCAGTACATAAAAAGAAGCTGCCTAAATTTATAGATACCGGCTCAGTTCTTATAATACCTGATAATATGTATTTACCAGAAAACCAAAAGTTATTATTCCCTTTTATTGAGTAG
- a CDS encoding extracellular solute-binding protein, whose protein sequence is MKKFHWSVLAAALISGLVVSGCSKSESTKASDGGSKKLYIYNWTYYTPDSVIEKFEKEFNVKVVYDSFASNEEMFAKLKAGGTGYDIVFPSGDYVSIMKKEGMLAKVDKSKLQNLSNIDPLVLKKATYDPEMDYSVPYYFGAAGIAVNTAKVPNFEKSWSIFSRKDLKGKMTMLDDMREVMGDALAYMGYSVNTKDPEQIKKARDLINNEWKPNLVKFDAEAFGKGFAAGEFWVVQGYAEVVYAEIQEDQKKDVAFFIPKEGGPAYIDSMCILKDSKNYDLALKFIDFIHRPEIYAEFCDTFGFPATANIPARSLQKVTPYYKAEDLTNVELKDDLGDTLELYNQAWQDIRVGE, encoded by the coding sequence ATGAAGAAATTTCACTGGTCTGTACTGGCGGCAGCCCTGATCTCTGGGCTTGTGGTATCAGGGTGCTCAAAATCCGAGAGCACCAAAGCAAGCGATGGGGGAAGCAAGAAACTCTACATTTATAATTGGACCTACTATACCCCCGATTCGGTCATTGAAAAATTCGAAAAAGAATTCAATGTAAAAGTGGTGTATGACTCTTTCGCATCAAACGAGGAAATGTTCGCCAAGCTTAAGGCCGGCGGCACCGGATATGACATCGTATTCCCATCAGGGGACTATGTTTCCATCATGAAGAAGGAGGGGATGCTCGCCAAGGTTGATAAAAGCAAACTTCAGAACCTGAGCAATATCGACCCGCTTGTCTTAAAAAAGGCGACCTATGACCCCGAGATGGACTACAGCGTTCCCTACTATTTCGGTGCCGCCGGCATTGCCGTAAATACCGCTAAGGTGCCTAACTTTGAAAAGAGCTGGTCTATTTTCAGCCGCAAGGATCTGAAGGGTAAAATGACCATGCTCGACGATATGCGGGAAGTTATGGGTGATGCCCTGGCGTATATGGGCTATTCGGTAAACACAAAAGATCCAGAACAGATTAAGAAGGCCCGGGATCTAATCAACAATGAGTGGAAACCCAATCTGGTCAAGTTTGATGCCGAAGCCTTTGGTAAGGGCTTTGCTGCCGGTGAATTCTGGGTTGTCCAAGGCTATGCTGAAGTGGTGTATGCGGAAATTCAGGAAGACCAGAAAAAGGATGTTGCCTTCTTCATTCCGAAAGAAGGTGGTCCAGCCTATATCGACAGTATGTGTATCCTCAAGGATTCCAAAAACTACGACCTGGCCCTTAAGTTTATAGACTTTATCCATCGGCCTGAAATCTATGCTGAATTTTGCGATACCTTCGGTTTCCCTGCTACCGCAAACATTCCCGCCCGTTCCCTGCAGAAGGTTACTCCCTATTACAAGGCTGAGGATCTAACCAATGTAGAACTGAAAGATGACTTGGGTGATACACTGGAGCTCTATAATCAGGCATGGCAAGATATTCGTGTAGGTGAATAG